In a single window of the Acetivibrio clariflavus DSM 19732 genome:
- a CDS encoding O-acetyl-ADP-ribose deacetylase: protein MGQVYIIQGDITKVEVDAIVNAANNTLLGGGGVDGAIHRAAGPELLEECRKLNGCETGQAKITKGYKLPAKYVIHTVGPIWRGGHKNEEQLLASCYRNSLQLAAENGIKTIAFPSISTGAYRFPVNRAAKIAMLEISKFLEDNDSIEKVYMVCFDEGTTQAYNEAFKEINEKE from the coding sequence ATGGGACAAGTTTATATAATTCAGGGAGATATAACAAAGGTTGAAGTTGATGCTATAGTAAATGCTGCAAACAATACGCTTCTTGGAGGTGGGGGAGTTGACGGAGCCATCCACAGGGCTGCCGGTCCGGAACTTTTGGAGGAGTGCCGAAAATTGAACGGATGTGAAACTGGGCAAGCTAAGATTACAAAAGGGTATAAATTGCCGGCAAAGTATGTTATACATACAGTAGGTCCAATTTGGCGCGGCGGACACAAAAACGAAGAACAATTGCTTGCATCTTGTTACCGAAATTCTTTACAGCTTGCTGCAGAGAATGGAATAAAAACAATTGCGTTTCCGTCTATTAGTACAGGTGCTTACCGTTTCCCAGTAAATCGTGCTGCAAAGATTGCTATGCTGGAAATATCCAAATTTTTGGAGGATAATGACAGTATAGAAAAAGTGTATATGGTTTGTTTTGATGAAGGAACTACGCAGGCTTATAATGAGGCTTTTAAGGAGATTAACGAAAAGGAATAA
- a CDS encoding antitoxin VbhA family protein — MQAKQNINIEKIIKNVTASLAIEGLKPSKDAVTINRQFLEGKISSKEAINKIKEKYIKVTVK; from the coding sequence ATGCAAGCAAAGCAAAATATAAATATTGAAAAGATTATTAAAAATGTTACCGCTTCACTTGCAATTGAGGGACTTAAGCCAAGCAAAGATGCCGTTACTATAAATCGTCAGTTTCTTGAAGGTAAAATAAGCAGTAAGGAAGCAATAAACAAAATTAAAGAAAAATACATTAAGGTTACGGTAAAATAA
- a CDS encoding Fic/DOC family protein codes for MSNDSLSRYSRYGNTQSIYHYPNTEVYINKLGIKDPDILLSIENDLTYQRLSELHLHPMKGRFGKTHLLNIHKYIFQDLYPFAGKIRKETIWKGKTQFCDCRFISENLNLLFSKLKADKFFVGLNVEEFCTKSASFLAELNMIHPFREGNGRAIREYFRCLALKCGYRIDWSLTDKDKLLNAFIYAVDKYNSRLVECVYDIIENK; via the coding sequence ATGAGTAACGATTCACTATCAAGATACAGTAGATACGGAAATACACAATCTATATATCACTATCCGAATACCGAAGTATATATTAACAAGCTGGGAATAAAAGATCCCGATATTCTGTTGTCGATAGAAAACGATTTAACATATCAGAGGCTTTCGGAACTTCATCTCCATCCCATGAAAGGCCGTTTCGGCAAAACCCATTTGCTGAATATACACAAATACATTTTTCAAGACCTATACCCGTTTGCAGGAAAAATCAGAAAAGAAACAATATGGAAAGGCAAAACACAGTTTTGTGATTGTCGCTTCATTTCTGAAAATTTAAATTTATTGTTTTCAAAACTTAAGGCCGACAAGTTCTTTGTTGGTTTAAACGTAGAAGAGTTTTGCACTAAATCGGCATCTTTTCTTGCTGAACTAAATATGATACATCCCTTTAGGGAAGGTAATGGCAGGGCAATTCGCGAATATTTCAGATGCCTGGCTCTTAAATGCGGATACAGAATAGATTGGTCCCTGACCGATAAAGATAAGTTGTTAAATGCATTTATATATGCAGTGGATAAGTATAATTCAAGGCTGGTTGAGTGCGTTTACGATATCATTGAAAACAAATAA
- the sigH gene encoding RNA polymerase sporulation sigma factor SigH: protein MKSNVQVEVVRSFASMLDEEIIDETRAGNAKALEYLINKYKGFVRAKARTYFLIGADREDIIQEGMIGLYKAIRDFREDKLSSFRAFAELCITRQIITAIKTATRQKHIPLNFYISLNKPIFDDESDRTLMDIISEDAINDPEEMVINREEFLDIEEKMGEILSSLECEVLSLYLEGKSYQEIANDLDRHVKSIDNALQRVKRKLEKYLEESKQ from the coding sequence TTGAAGTCAAATGTGCAAGTTGAAGTAGTTAGATCTTTTGCTTCAATGCTAGATGAAGAAATAATAGATGAAACCAGAGCTGGAAATGCAAAAGCCCTCGAATACCTGATCAATAAATACAAAGGTTTTGTACGTGCCAAAGCAAGAACGTATTTTCTAATCGGAGCAGACAGAGAGGATATTATACAAGAAGGCATGATCGGACTTTATAAGGCTATAAGGGATTTTAGGGAGGACAAGCTTTCATCATTCCGAGCATTTGCCGAGCTTTGCATTACAAGGCAGATTATTACTGCTATTAAAACAGCAACAAGACAGAAACACATACCTTTAAATTTTTATATTTCTTTAAACAAGCCAATTTTTGATGACGAATCCGATCGCACCCTCATGGATATTATTAGTGAAGACGCTATAAATGATCCTGAAGAAATGGTTATCAACAGGGAAGAGTTTTTGGACATTGAAGAAAAAATGGGAGAAATCCTTAGCAGCTTGGAGTGCGAGGTGCTGTCCTTGTATCTTGAGGGCAAATCTTATCAGGAAATAGCAAATGATCTGGATCGTCACGTAAAATCAATTGATAATGCGCTACAGCGAGTAAAACGTAAATTGGAAAAATATCTTGAAGAATCTAAGCAATAA
- the rlmB gene encoding 23S rRNA (guanosine(2251)-2'-O)-methyltransferase RlmB, which produces MLEGRNSVLEAIRADRTINKILISKGDKEGSIKQIIALAREKGIVVQETDRISLDKISATHAHQGVIAFVAAKEYVEVEDILEIAKSKGEDPFVILLDGITDPQNLGSILRTADAVGAHGVVIPKRRAIGLTAAVSKASAGAIEYVPVARVTNLSQTIEYLKEQNLWIVGTDLSGEKSFFEADLKGPVALVIGSEGEGMSRLVSEKCDFIVNIPMKGKISSLNAAVAGAIVMYEVLKQRSK; this is translated from the coding sequence ATGCTTGAAGGAAGAAATTCTGTTCTTGAGGCTATCCGGGCCGATAGGACTATAAATAAGATATTGATATCGAAAGGTGACAAGGAAGGATCGATTAAGCAAATAATTGCCCTTGCAAGGGAGAAGGGAATTGTTGTTCAGGAAACCGACAGGATAAGCTTAGATAAGATATCTGCAACCCATGCCCATCAAGGAGTAATTGCCTTCGTGGCTGCAAAGGAATATGTCGAAGTGGAAGACATCCTTGAAATTGCAAAATCCAAAGGTGAGGATCCCTTTGTTATATTGTTGGATGGAATAACCGATCCCCAGAATTTGGGCTCAATATTGAGGACTGCAGATGCCGTTGGTGCCCATGGTGTTGTTATACCCAAAAGAAGAGCCATTGGTCTTACTGCAGCTGTATCAAAAGCATCGGCAGGTGCAATAGAGTATGTTCCGGTAGCCAGGGTTACCAACTTAAGCCAGACCATTGAATATCTCAAAGAACAGAATTTATGGATAGTCGGTACGGATCTGTCGGGGGAAAAGTCTTTCTTTGAAGCAGATTTAAAAGGACCGGTTGCTTTGGTAATAGGCAGTGAAGGGGAGGGAATGAGCAGACTTGTCAGTGAAAAATGTGATTTTATTGTAAACATCCCTATGAAGGGAAAAATTTCATCCCTTAATGCAGCAGTTGCCGGTGCGATAGTTATGTATGAAGTTTTAAAGCAAAGGAGCAAATGA
- a CDS encoding Mini-ribonuclease 3, with protein sequence MIENTFDKILDQFNFSESDINNMAPLVLAYIGDAVYEVFIRTYLISEGNVPVHKLHKRSIEYVKAKAQSDIIHRIMEKLNPDELDVVRRGRNAKSGTIPKNADVTEYKYATGFESLIGYLYLKRDNDRLMEILKMAISEG encoded by the coding sequence ATGATTGAAAACACCTTTGATAAAATTTTAGATCAGTTTAATTTCAGTGAAAGTGATATAAATAACATGGCACCTCTGGTGTTGGCCTACATTGGAGATGCCGTGTACGAGGTTTTTATACGTACTTATTTAATAAGTGAAGGTAATGTACCTGTGCATAAACTTCATAAGCGTTCTATTGAATATGTAAAAGCTAAAGCACAATCGGATATTATTCACCGTATTATGGAAAAGCTTAATCCTGATGAACTTGATGTGGTAAGAAGGGGAAGAAATGCCAAATCGGGTACTATCCCAAAGAACGCCGATGTTACTGAATATAAATATGCAACGGGTTTTGAGTCTTTGATTGGTTATCTGTATTTGAAAAGAGATAATGATCGGTTGATGGAAATTTTAAAGATGGCTATTTCAGAGGGCTGA
- the cysS gene encoding cysteine--tRNA ligase: MKIYNTLTRKKEEFVPLDEKEVKMYSCGPTVYNYFHIGNARPFIIFDTVRRYLEYKGYKVKFVQNFTDIDDKMIKRANEEGITVKELAEKFINEYFIDAEGLGIGKATVHPKATENIDAIIELIKKLEDKGFVYNVDGDVYFSTKKFKEYGKLSHQSLDDLELGARIDVDERKQDPMDFAVWKAQKPGEPAWDSPWGKGRPGWHIECSAMANKYLGETIDIHSGGQDLVFPHHENEIAQSEAATGKPFARYWMHNGFINVDNKKMSKSEGNFFTVREIAQKFDYEVIRFFMLSAHYRSPINFSLELLEQAQNSLERIYNCIDNLLYLREHAEDREMSEVEKEFQNKLLGLKGKFIEAMDDDINTADAIAAIFDIVKEVNSNITANSKSSRAIIDFSHSLIRELGGVLGIAQKQKEDKLDSEIEELINLRQQARKEKNWKLADEIRDKLKDMGIVLEDTPQGVKWKRI; this comes from the coding sequence ATGAAAATTTATAATACTTTGACAAGAAAGAAAGAAGAGTTCGTACCCTTAGATGAAAAGGAAGTCAAGATGTATTCCTGCGGACCGACGGTATATAACTATTTCCACATTGGAAATGCAAGGCCATTCATTATATTTGACACAGTCAGAAGATATCTTGAATATAAGGGGTATAAAGTAAAATTTGTGCAAAACTTTACCGACATAGACGACAAAATGATTAAAAGGGCGAATGAAGAAGGTATAACCGTAAAGGAATTGGCTGAAAAATTTATAAATGAATATTTTATAGATGCGGAAGGTCTTGGTATTGGCAAGGCAACTGTACATCCTAAGGCAACCGAGAATATTGATGCTATAATAGAACTTATAAAAAAGCTCGAGGATAAAGGATTTGTATACAATGTAGACGGAGATGTATATTTCAGTACCAAAAAGTTTAAGGAATACGGCAAGCTTTCACATCAGTCCCTTGATGATTTGGAACTTGGGGCAAGGATAGATGTTGATGAAAGAAAACAGGATCCAATGGACTTTGCTGTATGGAAGGCGCAAAAGCCCGGCGAACCGGCCTGGGATAGTCCCTGGGGCAAGGGAAGACCAGGATGGCATATTGAATGCTCTGCCATGGCCAATAAATACCTTGGTGAGACTATAGATATTCATAGCGGAGGTCAGGACCTTGTTTTCCCTCACCATGAAAATGAGATAGCACAGAGTGAAGCAGCTACCGGTAAACCGTTTGCAAGGTATTGGATGCATAATGGATTCATAAATGTAGATAATAAAAAGATGTCAAAATCTGAGGGAAATTTCTTTACAGTAAGGGAAATTGCACAAAAATTCGATTATGAGGTAATACGCTTTTTTATGCTGTCGGCACACTACAGAAGTCCTATAAACTTCAGTTTGGAACTGTTGGAACAGGCGCAAAACAGCCTTGAGAGAATATACAACTGCATTGACAACCTTTTGTATTTAAGGGAGCATGCAGAGGACAGGGAGATGTCCGAGGTAGAAAAGGAATTTCAAAACAAACTCCTTGGACTAAAAGGAAAGTTTATAGAGGCTATGGACGATGACATCAATACTGCCGATGCTATTGCAGCAATATTTGATATAGTTAAGGAGGTAAATTCCAATATTACTGCAAATTCGAAGTCTTCCAGAGCGATAATCGATTTCTCCCATTCATTGATAAGGGAACTTGGGGGCGTATTGGGTATAGCACAGAAGCAGAAAGAAGACAAACTCGACAGTGAGATAGAAGAGCTTATAAATCTCAGACAGCAGGCAAGGAAGGAAAAGAATTGGAAGTTGGCTGACGAAATAAGGGACAAGTTAAAGGATATGGGAATTGTTCTTGAGGATACTCCACAGGGAGTAAAATGGAAGAGAATATAG
- the epsC gene encoding serine O-acetyltransferase EpsC gives MFRQMLDDAKSIAERDPAAKSVLEVILLYPGFHAVCFHRLAHWLYKKEMFFIARLVSQISRFLTGVEIHPGAVIGKGLFIDHGMGVVIGETAEIGDNCTIYHNVTLGGTGKDVGKRHPTIGNNVLISTGAKILGPFKVGDNSRIGANAVVLSEVEPNTTVVGVPGKAVRRGNKKISPSFELDHVNIPDPVAQELCKIIQRIENLENIVAKEHGIKIDETIKKMPREIFEEMYKTEAKEGDNNENL, from the coding sequence ATGTTTAGGCAAATGTTGGATGATGCAAAGTCAATAGCTGAAAGAGATCCGGCAGCAAAAAGTGTTCTTGAAGTAATTTTGCTGTATCCCGGATTTCATGCGGTATGTTTTCACCGTTTGGCCCATTGGCTTTACAAAAAAGAAATGTTTTTTATTGCCCGCTTGGTTTCTCAAATATCGAGATTTCTTACCGGTGTTGAAATTCATCCGGGAGCTGTAATAGGGAAAGGTCTTTTTATAGATCATGGAATGGGTGTTGTCATTGGCGAGACTGCAGAAATTGGTGACAACTGTACAATATATCATAATGTTACCCTTGGTGGAACGGGGAAGGATGTCGGTAAAAGGCATCCTACCATAGGTAATAATGTGTTGATAAGTACGGGTGCAAAAATACTCGGTCCTTTTAAGGTTGGGGATAATTCTAGGATAGGGGCCAATGCTGTTGTGTTAAGTGAGGTGGAACCTAACACAACAGTGGTGGGAGTACCCGGGAAGGCAGTGAGAAGAGGAAATAAGAAGATTAGTCCGTCTTTCGAGCTTGACCATGTAAATATTCCGGACCCCGTTGCCCAGGAATTGTGCAAGATAATTCAAAGGATTGAAAATTTAGAGAATATTGTAGCTAAAGAGCACGGTATTAAAATAGATGAGACCATTAAGAAGATGCCGAGGGAGATTTTTGAAGAAATGTACAAAACGGAAGCAAAGGAAGGAGATAATAATGAAAATTTATAA
- a CDS encoding phage holin family protein, with the protein MANFNSRAEGYGITHFIIRLVVGAIVLGVTAALTPGFTISGIWPLLLATVVLAVLDYLALKLLGVNATPFGRGIAGFILAAVIIYVTQFFIVGYNVTLVGSIIGALIYGIIDAIIPGKSM; encoded by the coding sequence ATGGCTAATTTTAATTCACGGGCAGAAGGCTATGGTATAACGCACTTTATTATCAGGCTCGTGGTGGGTGCAATTGTCCTCGGAGTAACTGCAGCACTGACTCCCGGTTTCACAATTTCCGGAATTTGGCCGCTGCTACTTGCCACGGTAGTCCTTGCTGTTTTAGACTATTTGGCACTAAAGCTTCTTGGTGTAAATGCCACCCCCTTTGGCAGAGGAATTGCCGGTTTTATACTCGCTGCAGTAATAATATATGTAACCCAGTTTTTCATTGTAGGATACAATGTCACTTTAGTTGGTTCAATAATAGGTGCGTTAATTTATGGAATCATTGATGCAATAATTCCCGGAAAGTCAATGTAG
- a CDS encoding DNA-3-methyladenine glycosylase family protein produces MEYKGYKISQEENSIIVENIKDFNAVHTFECGQCFRWIRQEDGSYTGVAKGKVINVSIDDGVLVLKNTNLEDFKNIWFDYFDLGRDYGQVKEAVMKDDIMQKAIDFGWGIRLLKQDIWETLISFIISANNRIPRIMKTVEIIARLYGDELMMDGNKYYSFPDVNKLAQSNVEELEVCKGGFRCKYILNSSQMVSVGQVDLKQLSQMDTDSAREELMKFPGVGPKVADCVLLYSGTKYDVFPTDVWVRRVMGELYFKREAGFGEIQKFAREYFGDLAGFAQQYLFYYARENKIGT; encoded by the coding sequence ATGGAGTACAAGGGATATAAAATAAGTCAGGAAGAAAACAGCATTATTGTAGAAAATATAAAAGACTTTAATGCTGTACATACTTTTGAGTGCGGGCAGTGCTTTCGATGGATTAGGCAGGAAGATGGGAGCTATACAGGGGTTGCAAAGGGAAAAGTAATTAATGTAAGTATTGATGATGGTGTACTTGTGTTGAAGAACACCAATTTGGAAGATTTTAAAAATATATGGTTTGACTACTTTGATTTGGGAAGGGATTATGGTCAAGTCAAAGAAGCTGTGATGAAAGACGATATTATGCAGAAAGCCATTGATTTTGGCTGGGGTATACGGCTTTTAAAACAGGATATTTGGGAAACTTTAATATCTTTCATTATTTCGGCCAATAACAGAATTCCCAGAATAATGAAGACAGTTGAGATAATTGCGAGATTATATGGAGATGAATTAATGATGGATGGGAATAAATATTACTCTTTTCCCGATGTAAATAAGCTTGCACAGTCTAACGTAGAAGAGCTGGAAGTTTGTAAGGGCGGATTTAGATGCAAGTATATCCTGAATTCTTCCCAAATGGTAAGCGTAGGACAAGTTGACCTTAAGCAGTTATCTCAAATGGATACCGACAGTGCAAGGGAAGAACTTATGAAATTTCCTGGTGTGGGACCTAAGGTTGCTGACTGTGTTTTGCTTTACAGCGGTACAAAATATGACGTTTTTCCGACAGATGTATGGGTAAGGAGAGTAATGGGAGAACTTTATTTTAAAAGAGAGGCAGGTTTTGGTGAGATTCAGAAGTTTGCGAGAGAGTATTTTGGAGATTTGGCAGGTTTTGCACAGCAGTATCTTTTTTACTATGCAAGGGAAAACAAGATAGGCACTTAG
- a CDS encoding DUF6062 family protein, producing the protein MKEKIYTIPVTDAFKTECECPLCILEKKLEDENIEYVLGPFLMEPDGRMITNEKGFCRLHYEMLYNTQANRLGLGLIIDTHMCEQNSKLKKAYEENVENLRKESEISMIKNLSAKITSKQTETGKFVDQLVDMLSNLENSCTICNRLEQTMDRYIDVIFYLYFKEEEFKNLFNKQKGFCLKHLRQLLISTKKYLGPKDTAIFVNNLISIQIQNMERIQKEVNWFTKKFDYRYNDEPWGNSKDALLRSIQKLVGHCNLK; encoded by the coding sequence ATGAAGGAAAAGATTTATACAATACCGGTTACTGATGCTTTCAAAACCGAATGTGAATGTCCTCTCTGCATATTGGAAAAAAAGCTTGAAGATGAAAATATTGAGTATGTTTTAGGCCCTTTTCTAATGGAACCGGATGGAAGAATGATAACCAACGAAAAGGGTTTTTGCAGGCTTCACTATGAAATGCTTTATAACACACAGGCAAACCGGTTAGGTTTAGGTCTCATTATAGATACCCACATGTGCGAGCAAAATTCGAAATTAAAAAAGGCATACGAAGAAAACGTTGAAAATCTCAGGAAAGAATCGGAGATATCAATGATTAAGAATCTCTCCGCAAAGATAACCTCCAAACAGACTGAAACCGGCAAATTCGTCGACCAGCTTGTAGACATGCTTTCCAATTTGGAAAACTCCTGCACCATTTGCAACCGTTTGGAACAGACCATGGACAGGTATATTGATGTAATTTTTTATCTGTATTTTAAAGAAGAAGAATTCAAAAACCTGTTTAATAAGCAAAAGGGTTTTTGTCTGAAACACCTCAGGCAATTATTGATAAGTACTAAAAAGTATCTAGGTCCTAAAGATACTGCAATTTTTGTGAACAATCTCATATCGATACAGATACAAAACATGGAACGCATACAAAAGGAAGTAAACTGGTTCACTAAGAAATTCGATTACCGCTATAATGACGAACCTTGGGGAAATTCAAAGGATGCTTTGTTAAGAAGCATACAAAAATTAGTAGGCCACTGCAATCTTAAATAA
- a CDS encoding Asp23/Gls24 family envelope stress response protein, with product MRVVGFIGPSGTGKSHRSVWVARERDIECIIDDGILIKGARIIAGTSAKKEKTKIASIKRALFTDDAHANEMKRAFEIYKPESVLVLGTSDGMVDAIVKRLGLPEVSERIYIQDVATEFEIKQALATRREQGKHVIPVPTFEIKKDFSGYFLDPLQVFRRKGKGRFQLVGEKSVVRPTFSYMGNYTISDYAIYQIVEHVTSKIEGVSRISRFRAENHIDGIYIEMDLILIYGYLIRPLLKEVQQKVAEEVERLTALNIQRLDVTAKGLVVDQKRIPSAL from the coding sequence TTGAGAGTTGTAGGGTTTATTGGTCCAAGTGGTACAGGCAAAAGCCACAGGTCGGTTTGGGTTGCAAGGGAACGTGATATTGAATGCATAATAGATGATGGTATACTTATTAAAGGTGCACGCATAATAGCGGGAACTTCAGCTAAAAAGGAAAAGACGAAAATTGCATCAATAAAGAGAGCTTTATTTACAGACGATGCTCATGCCAACGAGATGAAACGTGCCTTTGAAATCTATAAACCTGAATCTGTGCTTGTTTTAGGTACATCCGACGGTATGGTTGATGCCATAGTAAAACGGCTTGGGCTGCCTGAAGTATCTGAAAGAATATATATACAGGATGTGGCAACCGAGTTTGAAATTAAACAGGCCCTTGCCACAAGAAGGGAACAAGGCAAGCATGTTATACCCGTTCCCACCTTTGAAATAAAAAAGGACTTTTCCGGTTACTTTCTAGACCCTTTGCAGGTATTTAGAAGAAAAGGAAAAGGAAGATTTCAACTGGTAGGTGAGAAATCGGTTGTAAGGCCCACTTTCAGTTATATGGGAAATTACACTATTTCCGATTATGCCATATATCAGATAGTGGAACATGTCACATCTAAGATTGAAGGGGTAAGCAGAATATCCCGATTCAGGGCTGAAAATCATATTGATGGAATATATATAGAAATGGATTTAATCTTGATTTATGGATATTTGATAAGGCCTTTGCTTAAAGAGGTTCAGCAGAAAGTTGCTGAGGAAGTTGAAAGGCTCACAGCTTTAAATATACAGAGGCTGGATGTTACTGCTAAGGGTCTTGTAGTAGATCAGAAAAGGATACCGAGTGCACTTTAG
- the ytxC gene encoding putative sporulation protein YtxC: protein MQCLCIGVNDCAESVKEYITNELEKLNISSKDCTVIDSVDIDGSTSVICTINQEEKYTPEYEKLILSISNGLADYIIKEYEEKLLLRIINSNYCYFNSIEKKEILRLALLIIKNDDKNFLNSLFQIRRRNIIIKKLVDYFESSNKVILDGFVNFRLKDYIKDLEEIVDKAVDEFLTEREYKEFIRLLRYFVDIQEPKFNVIHVLVDYDNKYILLDEKKKEITNECIQEFMSDIPEGEINYDDLLVSSLITMAPKKVIIHSADNFRNKELLETIKNVFWGKAVICPDCELCSVKLVRSENKS, encoded by the coding sequence ATGCAGTGTCTTTGTATTGGGGTTAATGACTGTGCAGAAAGTGTTAAAGAATATATAACTAATGAGCTGGAAAAGTTAAATATTTCAAGCAAGGATTGTACTGTGATTGACAGTGTGGATATAGATGGCTCAACTTCTGTAATATGTACAATTAATCAGGAAGAAAAATACACACCGGAATATGAAAAACTTATATTGAGTATATCAAATGGCCTGGCAGATTATATAATTAAAGAGTATGAGGAAAAACTCCTTCTCAGAATAATCAATAGCAACTATTGCTATTTTAATTCTATAGAAAAGAAAGAGATATTGAGATTAGCTCTTTTAATTATTAAAAACGACGATAAGAACTTTTTAAACAGTTTATTTCAAATTAGGAGAAGGAATATAATAATTAAAAAGCTAGTTGATTATTTTGAGAGTTCGAACAAAGTTATACTTGACGGTTTTGTTAACTTCCGCCTTAAAGACTATATAAAAGACTTGGAGGAAATTGTTGACAAAGCCGTGGATGAGTTCCTTACCGAAAGGGAATATAAGGAATTTATTCGTCTTTTAAGGTATTTTGTTGATATACAGGAACCTAAATTTAACGTAATTCATGTTTTGGTGGACTATGACAACAAATATATCCTTTTAGATGAAAAAAAGAAGGAAATAACAAATGAGTGTATCCAGGAGTTTATGAGTGACATACCTGAAGGCGAAATAAACTATGATGATTTGCTGGTTAGTTCACTTATAACTATGGCTCCTAAAAAAGTAATCATTCACAGTGCTGATAATTTTCGGAACAAAGAACTTTTGGAGACAATTAAAAACGTGTTTTGGGGTAAAGCTGTTATTTGCCCCGATTGCGAGCTGTGTTCAGTAAAATTGGTCAGAAGCGAGAATAAAAGCTAA
- a CDS encoding DUF6873 family GME fold protein: MNYVDIPNIPKGKVTLAIVDGRINDSVEKGLFDNGINIIKTKAHPSLYDSVAFHPDMFLHHIGGSKIVYAPGTSIDIVRELERYGFQMIRGETELKCKYPGNISYNAARVGRFVFHNTKYTDKVLKNFFLKLDLELVHINQGYAKCAISVVDENSIITMDQGIARVADRKGLDVLVIEEKNILLPGLDYGFIGGSSGLIDKDKWAVAGKLESLESYSKIMEFVSNKGKKIISLSGQQVVDIGSLIPVCSY, from the coding sequence ATGAACTATGTAGATATTCCAAATATACCTAAAGGAAAAGTTACCCTTGCGATTGTTGACGGCAGAATAAACGATAGTGTTGAGAAAGGGCTTTTTGACAATGGAATTAATATTATTAAGACCAAAGCACATCCCTCTTTATATGATTCTGTTGCGTTCCATCCCGATATGTTTTTGCATCATATAGGCGGATCCAAAATAGTCTATGCACCGGGTACATCGATAGATATTGTTAGAGAGCTTGAAAGATATGGATTTCAAATGATACGGGGAGAAACAGAATTAAAATGCAAATATCCGGGGAATATTTCTTATAATGCGGCAAGAGTAGGAAGATTTGTATTTCATAATACCAAGTATACAGATAAAGTTTTAAAAAACTTTTTTCTAAAACTTGATTTGGAATTGGTCCATATAAATCAAGGATATGCCAAATGTGCAATTTCTGTTGTGGATGAGAATTCTATTATAACTATGGACCAAGGGATTGCAAGGGTTGCCGATAGAAAAGGATTGGATGTTTTGGTTATTGAAGAAAAAAATATATTGCTGCCTGGACTTGACTATGGATTTATAGGAGGCAGTTCGGGTTTAATAGATAAAGATAAGTGGGCTGTAGCCGGAAAGCTTGAAAGTTTGGAAAGCTATAGCAAAATTATGGAATTTGTTAGCAATAAAGGTAAAAAGATTATATCGTTATCCGGTCAACAGGTTGTTGATATCGGGTCATTAATTCCTGTTTGCAGCTATTGA